A DNA window from Armatimonadota bacterium contains the following coding sequences:
- a CDS encoding general stress protein, with protein sequence MPREKKGQMTVSEAGKRGGETTSERYGHNFYEEIGKKGGKSTSKRYGPEFYEEIGAKGGQTTSSKYGHEFYEEIGHKGGQKVKELIEKGKASGK encoded by the coding sequence ATGCCCCGCGAAAAGAAGGGTCAGATGACGGTGAGTGAAGCAGGCAAGCGAGGTGGCGAGACCACGAGCGAGCGATACGGCCACAATTTCTACGAAGAGATCGGCAAAAAAGGCGGCAAGTCTACCAGCAAGCGTTACGGCCCGGAGTTCTATGAGGAGATTGGTGCCAAGGGTGGCCAGACAACCAGTTCGAAGTACGGCCACGAGTTCTACGAGGAGATCGGCCACAAGGGCGGTCAGAAGGTCAAGGAACTCATAGAAAAGGGCAAGGCGAGCGGAAAGTAG
- a CDS encoding Em GEA1 (EM1): protein MGKGEKGAMTVSEAGRKGGETTSEKYGHEFYEEIGHKGGQKVKRLIEEGKKALRTGTGKKPGR, encoded by the coding sequence ATGGGCAAGGGAGAGAAAGGAGCGATGACTGTAAGTGAGGCAGGGCGAAAAGGCGGCGAGACCACAAGCGAGAAGTACGGTCACGAGTTTTATGAAGAGATTGGACACAAGGGCGGGCAGAAGGTCAAACGCCTGATCGAAGAGGGCAAGAAAGCCTTGAGAACCGGGACCGGGAAGAAGCCGGGCAGATAG
- a CDS encoding RimK family alpha-L-glutamate ligase, with the protein MRKIGIVTSSIERDWISRELLRASDDLALGVVVDPRRFGLSIDGLGEVTLGGNPAGECDAYIVRSLDRRGEVDHQYEVLELLQMTGALVVNSPQALSIAESKALTTFLLARAGIPVPRTVVTQDPAEAGRIAADWGACVLKPLYGSFGDGIELVAPGCESAIVERYVRRRGAACVQEYVPNDGRDIRAFVVGSDVVAAVYRVATDGEWKTNVHRGAKCEECALTPEMRRICLESASIVGLDYTGVDIIEGPSGPIVIELNGSPSWHGLAEATGRDVAADIVRHVLRMLDRGLSAGRPLMSPAA; encoded by the coding sequence ATGCGGAAGATCGGTATCGTCACTTCGAGTATTGAGCGCGACTGGATCAGCCGCGAGCTCTTGCGTGCGTCGGACGATCTGGCGCTCGGAGTCGTCGTTGATCCGAGGCGGTTCGGTCTGAGCATAGATGGGCTGGGCGAGGTTACTCTTGGCGGGAATCCGGCGGGCGAATGCGATGCCTATATCGTTCGAAGCCTGGACAGGCGGGGCGAGGTTGACCATCAGTACGAGGTTCTCGAACTGCTGCAGATGACCGGCGCGCTGGTCGTGAACTCGCCTCAGGCGCTTTCGATCGCGGAGAGCAAAGCGCTGACGACGTTTCTGCTCGCCCGGGCTGGGATACCTGTGCCGCGGACCGTCGTGACTCAGGATCCCGCCGAGGCGGGGAGGATCGCCGCCGATTGGGGCGCGTGCGTGCTGAAGCCGCTCTACGGATCGTTCGGCGACGGGATCGAGCTTGTGGCGCCCGGTTGCGAATCGGCGATTGTAGAGCGGTATGTCAGGCGCCGCGGTGCGGCATGCGTTCAGGAGTACGTTCCGAACGACGGGCGGGATATCCGCGCGTTCGTCGTAGGCAGCGATGTTGTCGCGGCAGTCTATCGCGTCGCGACTGACGGCGAGTGGAAGACGAACGTGCATCGAGGCGCCAAGTGTGAGGAGTGCGCTCTGACGCCGGAGATGCGCAGAATCTGCCTCGAATCGGCGAGTATAGTCGGGCTCGACTATACCGGTGTGGACATCATTGAAGGACCGAGCGGACCGATCGTCATTGAGTTGAATGGTTCGCCTTCGTGGCACGGCTTGGCGGAGGCGACCGGCCGCGATGTAGCGGCTGACATCGTGCGGCATGTTCTCCGAATGCTTGATAGAGGTTTGTCGGCTGGCCGTCCACTCATGTCGCCGGCTGCGTGA